A stretch of DNA from bacterium:
ACGGGCGGCCCGCCCGGGCCGGCGTCGATCCGGGGCGCGTATGGCTCCATGCCCACCGGCTCGGTCTCGTCCACCCGGTCACCCGCCAGGACCTCGACGTGGAGGTGCCCCTTACCTCCGATCTCCGGTCGAGCCTCGAAGCCCTCGGTAGGCCCGCCGAGGGAGAGGTGCCGCGGGAATAATCCCGAACAAGCCAGGTTGACGCGCCGGAGTTCGCTAGTGTTTCGGATCGCTGGGTGCCCCTGACCGGTCGACGGATAGCGGTCAAGGATGGGGCATGGCGAGTAACGGTTTCGTCCACCTCCACGTGCACAGCGAGTTCTCGATGCTCGACGGCGCAGCGCGGATCGAAGACGCCGTAGCGGCGGTCGTATCAGACGGCCAGCCGGCGCTGGGCCTGACTGATCACGGCGTGCTCTACGGCGCGGTCGACTTCTACCGGGCCGCCACCGCGGCAGGCATCAAGCCGATTCTCGGCGTGGAGGGCTACCTGACCACCGGCTCCCGCTTCGATCGGCCCACCGGGCCCGACAACGTCCGCCATCACATCACCCTGCTGGCCGAGACGCAGACCGGCTACTCCAACCTGGTCAAGCTGGTCAGCAGGGCCTTCCTGGAGGGTTACTACTACAAGCCCCGCATGGACCACGAGCTGCTGGCCGAGTATGCCGAGGGCATCATCGCCACCAGTGGCTGCCTGTCCGGTCATGTGCCGACGCTGCTGGCCCCGGACGCGCCGCGAGAGGACGGGTACGGTGGCGGCCGGCGGGACTTGGAGAAAGCCGTGGAGGCAGCCGGCCTCTACCAGGACATCTTCGGCCGGGACCGGTTCTTCATCGAGCTCCACGACCTCGGCCTGGAGAGCCAGCAGCGCATCCTCCCCGACCTGGTGGAGATCTCGCAGCGGGTCGGCGCTCCGCTCCTGGCCACCAACGATGCCCACTACACCCGCCAGGACGAGGCGGCCGCCCACGATGTCCTGCTCTGCATCCAGACGGGGTCGACCATGGGGGACCCGGACCGGAGCCTCCGTTTCGAGGGCGAGGAGTTCTATCTGAAGACCCCTCGGGAGATGCGGGACCGGTTCCCGGAGGACACTTATCCCGATGCGTGCGACAACACGCTCCTGATCGCCGAGCGCGTGAACGTGGATCTGGACTTCGACCAGTTGCTCCTGCCCCACTTTCCGGTCCCGGACGGCCACACGGCCATGTCCTACCTGCGGGAGTTGGTGACCGAGGGCGCTCGCCGCCGCTACGAGGGCCGGACCGGCGGCGAGGTCGGGCAGCGCATAGAGCACGAGATGCGGATCATCGAGGACATGGGCTTCCCCGACTACTTCCTGATCGTGTGGGACCTGGTGCGCTACGCGAGGTCGCGCCTGATCAGGGTCGGCCCGGGGCGGGGCTCGGCGGCCGGGTCGATCGTGGCCTACTCGCTGGGTATCACCGATCTGGACCCGATCGGGTACGGCCTGATCTTCGAGCGCTTCCTCAACCCCGGCCGGCGCGAGATGCCGGACATCGACATGGACTTCGACGAGCGTTTCCGGGGCGACATCATCCGGTACGCGGCCGACAAGTACGGATCCGATCACGTGGCCCAGATCGTCACCTTCTCCACGATCAAGGGGAAGCAGGCTATTCGTGACTCGGCCCGGGTCCAGGGTTTCCCGTACGCGATGGGGGACCGCCTGGCCAAGCTGATGCCGGATCCGGTCCTGGGACGGGAGGCATCGCTCGACATCTGCTTCAACCCCCCGGCCCACGATGCCGATGGGATCACCAAGGAGTGGTATGCCAACGCCGCCGGGCTGCGGGAGGACTACCGGGACAAGGAGGACGCCCGCCTGGTCCTGGACACCGCGCGGGGTCTGGAAGGGCTCCGCCGCCAGGACTCGATCCACGCCGCGGCGGTGGTGATCGCTCCCCGGCCGCTCACCGACCTGGTGCCGGTGCAGCGCAAGGGCGAGGACGCCGAGGTGGTCACCCAGTACGAGATGCATGCCATCGAGAAGCTGGGCCTGCTCAAGATGGACATTCTCGGCCTGCGCACGCTGTCGACCATCGACCGGACGCTGGACCTGATCGAACGGAGCACCGGGGACCGGCCCGACATCGACCGGGTCCCCCTGGACGATGCCGACACCTACGAGATGCTCTGCAGAGGCGACACCATCGGTGTCTTCCAGCTGGAAGGTACCGCCATGCGCTCCCTGATCAGGAGCCTACGGCCGGACCGATTCCAGGACATGATCGCCCTCGTGGCCCTGTACCGGCCCGGCCCGATGTCGAACGACTGGCACCACGCCTACGCCAACCGCAAGAACCGGCGCAGCAAGGTGGATTATCCCCATCCGGCCACCGAGGGCGTGCTGAGCGAGACCTACGGCCTCATGATCTACCAGGAACAGGTCATGCAGATCGCCCGCGACATCGCGGGGTACTCCATGGCCGACGCCGACGCCCTCCGCAAGGCCATGGGCAAGAAGATCCCCGCCATCATGGAGCAGGAACGGGACAAGTTCGTGGCCGGCGTGGTGGCGGGCGGCAACACGCCGGAGTTCGGGGGAGAGCTGTTCGACTCGATCGAGGGCTTCGCCGGTTATGGCTTCAACAAGTCGCACAGCGCCGCCTACGGCCTGCTGGCCTACCAGACCGCCTACCTCAAGGTTCGCTTCCCGGCCGAATACATGGCCGCCCTGCTCACGTCGTCGCACCGGGAGAAGGACCGTAACCGCCTGTACCTGAGCGAGTGCCGAGTGATGGGGCTGGAGGTGTCGGCGCCGTCGGTCAACGCCTCCGAGAGCGACTTCACCGTCCGGGACGGCAGGATCGTGTTCGGACTCTCCGGGGTGCGGAACGTCGGGTCGGCGGTGGTGGAGAAGATCATCGAGGCCCGCCACGCCGGGGGCGCCTTCGCGGACTTCCAGGACTTCGCCAACCGGGTGGAGGCCACGGCCCTCAACAAGCGGGTGGTGGCCTCGCTGATCAGGGCGGGCGCCTTCGAAGACCTGGGGCACACCCGAAGAGGCCTGAACGAGGTGGCG
This window harbors:
- the dnaE gene encoding DNA polymerase III subunit alpha translates to MASNGFVHLHVHSEFSMLDGAARIEDAVAAVVSDGQPALGLTDHGVLYGAVDFYRAATAAGIKPILGVEGYLTTGSRFDRPTGPDNVRHHITLLAETQTGYSNLVKLVSRAFLEGYYYKPRMDHELLAEYAEGIIATSGCLSGHVPTLLAPDAPREDGYGGGRRDLEKAVEAAGLYQDIFGRDRFFIELHDLGLESQQRILPDLVEISQRVGAPLLATNDAHYTRQDEAAAHDVLLCIQTGSTMGDPDRSLRFEGEEFYLKTPREMRDRFPEDTYPDACDNTLLIAERVNVDLDFDQLLLPHFPVPDGHTAMSYLRELVTEGARRRYEGRTGGEVGQRIEHEMRIIEDMGFPDYFLIVWDLVRYARSRLIRVGPGRGSAAGSIVAYSLGITDLDPIGYGLIFERFLNPGRREMPDIDMDFDERFRGDIIRYAADKYGSDHVAQIVTFSTIKGKQAIRDSARVQGFPYAMGDRLAKLMPDPVLGREASLDICFNPPAHDADGITKEWYANAAGLREDYRDKEDARLVLDTARGLEGLRRQDSIHAAAVVIAPRPLTDLVPVQRKGEDAEVVTQYEMHAIEKLGLLKMDILGLRTLSTIDRTLDLIERSTGDRPDIDRVPLDDADTYEMLCRGDTIGVFQLEGTAMRSLIRSLRPDRFQDMIALVALYRPGPMSNDWHHAYANRKNRRSKVDYPHPATEGVLSETYGLMIYQEQVMQIARDIAGYSMADADALRKAMGKKIPAIMEQERDKFVAGVVAGGNTPEFGGELFDSIEGFAGYGFNKSHSAAYGLLAYQTAYLKVRFPAEYMAALLTSSHREKDRNRLYLSECRVMGLEVSAPSVNASESDFTVRDGRIVFGLSGVRNVGSAVVEKIIEARHAGGAFADFQDFANRVEATALNKRVVASLIRAGAFEDLGHTRRGLNEVAELMIERTLARRRHEEAGQFSLFGGEAEVPEFDEVAIPEDEWNKFVLLAHEKEMLGLYVSDHPLNGLGRALAQHTNATVSGLAALADGERVRVGGIVSGITRRYTSSGEQMAYFNIEDLDSSVEVVVFAKTLASADEILEEDAIMVVEGRLSNRDEVKVRAFRITRPKLVPDSDLRLRLEPRRALTDQDAFMESLRELKQVVSNHPGPAPVYIDLTAGESRKVFQLDEKVELSSSLYAEVRGIFGEAALA